Proteins encoded within one genomic window of Platichthys flesus chromosome 13, fPlaFle2.1, whole genome shotgun sequence:
- the zic2a gene encoding zinc finger protein ZIC 2a, with product MLLDAGHQFPGLGVGSFARHHSASEMQERDLSLAQNSFVDSAHMGAFKLNHDLSPGQSSAFTTQAPGYPAAALGAHAAHVTSYASSPFNSTRDFLFRSRGFGESSPASSQHTIFGPTAGSLHHSHTDSQGHILFPGIHEQHGSHGSPNVLNGQMRLGLPGEVFGRSEQYHQVSSPRTDPYSAAQLHNQYGSMNMNMGMNMAAHHHPGAFFRYMRQQCIKQELICKWIDPEQLSNPKKCCNKTFSTMHELVTHVSVEHVGGPEQTNHVCFWEDCPRESKPFKAKYKLVNHIRVHTGEKPFPCPFPGCGKVFARSENLKIHKRTHTGEKPFQCEFEGCDRRFANSSDRKKHMHVHTSDKPYLCKMCDKSYTHPSSLRKHMKVHEASPPPSDSSPAASSGYESSTPPGLVSPTTETQSNTTMSPASAVHNSTSHSGLSSNFSEWYV from the exons ATGTTGTTGGATGCTGGTCACCAGTTCCCCGGACTGGGAGTGGGCTCATTTGCCAGGCATCACTCAGCCAGCGAGATGCAGGAGAGAGACTTGAGTTTGGCACAGAATAGCTTCGTAGACTCGGCACACATGGGCGCGTTTAAGCTGAACCATGATCTCTCCCCGGGACAGAGCTCTGCCTTCACCACCCAGGCGCCAGGCTACCCCGCTGCGGCTCTGGGGGCTCACGCCGCCCATGTCACATCGTATGCAAGCTCCCCTTTCAACTCCACCCGGGACTTTCTCTTTCGCAGCCGTGGCTTCGGAGAATCCTCTCCGGCGAGCAGCCAACACACTATTTTTGGCCCCACGGCAGGATCCCTCCATCACTCCCACACAGACTCTCAAGGCCACATTCTGTTCCCCGGGATCCACGAGCAGCATGGCTCCCACGGCTCCCCGAATGTCCTGAACGGGCAGATGAGGCTTGGACTACCCGGAGAAGTTTTCGGACGCTCCGAGCAGTACCACCAGGTCTCCAGCCCGAGGACCGACCCGTACTCGGCCGCGCAGCTCCACAACCAGTACGGCTCCATGAATATGAACATGGGGATGAACATGGCAGCCCACCACCACCCCGGTGCCTTTTTCCGCTACATGAGGCAGCAATGCATCAAGCAGGAGCTCATCTGCAAGTGGATCGACCCCGAGCAGCTCAGCAACCCGAAGAAGTGCTGCAACAAAACTTTTAGCACCATGCACGAGTTGGTCACGCACGTCTCCGTGGAGCATGTCGGCGGACCGGAGCAGACGAACCACGTCTGCTTCTGGGAGGATTGCCCGCGGGAGAGCAAACCGTTCAAGGCGAAATACAAACTGGTTAACCACATTCGGGTGCACACCGGGGAGAAGCCTTTCCCATGCCCCTTCCCCGGCTGTGGGAAGGTCTTCGCACGCTCGGAAAACTTGAAGATCcacaagagaacacacacag gAGAGAAGCCGTTCCAGTGTGAGTTTGAGGGCTGTGACAGAAGGTTTGCAAACAGCAGCGACCGAAAGAAACACATGCACGTTCACACGTCGGACAAGCCTTATCTCTGCAAGATGTGTGACAAGTCCTACACACACCCCAGCTCCCTCAGAAAACACATGAAG GTCCACGAAGCGTCCCCACCTCCATCAGACTCATCACCAGCAGCCAGCTCTGGGTATGAATCCTCCACGCCTCCAGGCCTGGTGTCCCCCACCACCGAGACCCAGAGCAACACCACCATGTCCCCAGCCTCCGCCGTCCACAACTCCACCAGTCACAGTGGCCTATCCTCCAATTTCAGTGAATGGTATGTTTAG